The Kiloniellales bacterium genome window below encodes:
- the rpmI gene encoding 50S ribosomal protein L35 has product MPKLKTKSSAKGRFRLSAKGKVKRNYAGKRHFMRRRSQKMIRNARGTTIASAPDAKIIKRNFLPYGF; this is encoded by the coding sequence ATGCCCAAGTTGAAGACCAAGAGCAGTGCCAAGGGGCGCTTCCGCCTGTCCGCCAAGGGCAAGGTCAAGCGCAACTACGCCGGCAAGCGCCATTTCATGCGCCGCCGCTCCCAGAAGATGATCCGAAACGCCCGCGGCACCACCATCGCCTCGGCGCCGGACGCCAAGATCATCAAGCGCAATTTCCTGCCGTACGGCTTCTAG
- the pheS gene encoding phenylalanine--tRNA ligase subunit alpha, producing MEHQNLDDLKSSLLGQVADAADLEALEQARVRILGKKGQVTQLMKTLGGLTPEERKERGQAYNRIKDAVAEAIEARRQDLADADLEQRLQAERIDVSLPARPDRVGHIHPISRTVEELVAIFGEMGFGVAEGPHVEDDFHNFTALNIPEEHPARQEQDTFYLPPRDADGPPMVLRTHTSPVQIRTMQSVEPPIRIIVPGRTFRCDSDATHSPMFHQVEGLVVDETTHMGHLKGTLIEFCRAFFDIDDLPVRFRPSYFPFTEPSAEVDIGCTRADGQLKIGHGDDWLEILGCGMVHPKVLENCGIDSTRYQGFAFGMGIERIAMLKYGIPDLRTFYDSDLRWLKHYGFLPLETPSLVRGI from the coding sequence ATGGAGCACCAGAACCTCGACGACCTGAAGAGCAGCCTGCTGGGCCAGGTGGCCGACGCCGCCGACCTTGAGGCGCTGGAGCAGGCGCGGGTGCGGATCCTCGGCAAGAAGGGCCAGGTCACCCAGCTGATGAAGACCCTGGGCGGACTCACGCCCGAGGAGCGCAAGGAACGCGGCCAGGCCTACAACCGGATCAAGGACGCGGTCGCCGAGGCGATCGAGGCCCGGCGCCAGGACCTGGCCGACGCCGATCTGGAGCAGCGCCTTCAGGCGGAGCGCATCGACGTCTCCCTGCCGGCGCGGCCCGACCGGGTCGGCCACATCCACCCGATCAGCCGCACCGTCGAGGAGCTGGTCGCGATCTTCGGCGAGATGGGCTTCGGCGTCGCCGAGGGGCCGCACGTCGAGGACGACTTCCACAACTTCACCGCCCTCAACATCCCCGAGGAGCACCCGGCCCGGCAGGAGCAGGACACCTTCTACCTGCCGCCGCGCGACGCCGACGGCCCGCCGATGGTGCTGCGCACCCACACCTCGCCGGTCCAGATCCGGACCATGCAGTCGGTCGAGCCGCCGATCCGGATCATCGTGCCCGGCCGCACCTTCCGCTGCGATTCCGACGCCACCCACTCGCCGATGTTCCACCAGGTCGAGGGGCTGGTGGTCGACGAGACCACCCACATGGGCCACCTCAAGGGCACCCTGATCGAGTTCTGCCGGGCCTTCTTCGACATCGACGACCTGCCGGTCCGCTTCCGGCCCAGCTACTTCCCCTTCACCGAGCCCTCGGCCGAGGTCGACATCGGCTGCACCCGCGCCGACGGCCAGCTCAAGATCGGCCACGGCGACGACTGGCTGGAGATCCTGGGCTGCGGCATGGTCCATCCCAAGGTGCTGGAGAACTGCGGCATCGACTCCACCAGGTACCAGGGCTTCGCCTTCGGCATGGGGATCGAGCGCATCGCCATGCTGAAGTACGGCATCCCCGACCTGCGCACCTTCTACGACTCCGACCTCCGCTGGCTGAAGCACTACGGCTTCCTGCCCCTGGAGACCCCGAGCCTGGTCCGGGGGATCTAG
- a CDS encoding phytanoyl-CoA dioxygenase family protein, whose translation MLTPEEIAAYRRDGILVPRYRLPQARLAALRAAVDAVIAANPDTRPEKLVSAHIAAGGPEGVKGHDAFMDLAREPAILDMVEQLIGPDIILWGGHLFCKPAGDGQAVPWHQDGHYWPIRPLATVSVWVALDDSTPENGCLRVIPGSHAERRHFPHEQVDGSNLALDRALAPGSFEESAARDVVLEAGQMSLHDVYLLHGSEANRSPRRRAGIALRYMPATSLFDREMATPNTTPGLKTAFAVRPIWLLRGEDRAGNDLQVGHA comes from the coding sequence ATGCTGACACCCGAGGAGATCGCCGCCTACCGGCGCGATGGGATCCTGGTCCCGCGCTACCGCTTGCCTCAGGCGCGGCTGGCCGCACTTCGGGCCGCGGTCGACGCGGTCATCGCGGCCAATCCTGACACCCGGCCCGAGAAGCTGGTCAGCGCCCATATCGCCGCGGGCGGCCCCGAGGGGGTCAAGGGCCACGACGCCTTCATGGACCTGGCCCGGGAACCCGCGATCCTGGACATGGTCGAGCAGCTGATCGGCCCGGACATCATCCTCTGGGGGGGCCATCTCTTCTGCAAGCCGGCCGGCGACGGTCAGGCCGTGCCCTGGCACCAGGACGGCCACTACTGGCCGATCCGGCCGCTGGCGACCGTGTCGGTCTGGGTGGCGCTGGACGATTCGACGCCGGAGAACGGCTGCCTGCGGGTGATTCCAGGCAGCCACGCCGAGCGGCGGCACTTTCCGCACGAGCAGGTGGACGGGAGCAACCTCGCCCTGGACCGTGCCCTGGCGCCGGGCAGCTTCGAGGAGTCCGCGGCCCGGGACGTGGTGCTGGAAGCCGGGCAGATGTCGCTGCACGACGTCTACCTGCTGCATGGCTCTGAGGCCAACCGCTCGCCGCGGCGCCGGGCCGGGATCGCCCTGCGCTATATGCCGGCGACCTCGCTCTTCGACCGCGAGATGGCGACGCCGAACACGACGCCGGGCCTCAAGACCGCCTTCGCGGTCCGGCCGATCTGGCTGCTGCGCGGCGAAGACCGGGCCGGCAACGACCTCCAGGTCGGCCACGCCTGA
- the rplT gene encoding 50S ribosomal protein L20 translates to MARVKRGVTAHAKHKKVIKKSSGYQGRGKNVFRVAVERMEKAQQYAYRDRRVRKRNFRALWIQRINAGAREHGLTYSQFMNGIHKAGIEVDRKVLADIALREPEAFKSLVDQAQAALSQAR, encoded by the coding sequence ATGGCAAGAGTCAAGCGCGGCGTCACCGCGCACGCCAAGCACAAGAAGGTCATCAAGAAGTCCTCGGGCTACCAGGGCCGGGGCAAGAACGTGTTCCGCGTCGCCGTCGAGCGGATGGAGAAGGCGCAGCAGTACGCCTACCGCGACCGCCGGGTCCGCAAGCGCAACTTCCGCGCCCTCTGGATCCAGCGGATCAACGCCGGCGCCCGGGAGCACGGCCTGACCTATTCCCAGTTCATGAACGGCATCCACAAGGCCGGCATCGAGGTCGACCGCAAGGTCCTGGCCGACATCGCGCTGCGCGAGCCCGAGGCCTTTAAGAGCTTGGTGGATCAGGCCCAGGCCGCGCTGAGCCAAGCTCGCTAA
- a CDS encoding glycosyltransferase family 4 protein, whose protein sequence is MMEMQGSTGTVPPETTRPVVLQVVPDLQDGGLQRSAVDIAEALTAAGCTAVVASAGGPLEHRLTRAGAIHESVPLASRNPASIYGNIQRLIDVIERHQVEIVHARARGPGWSALTAAERSGRHFVTSVHAAYPDGNLLQRRYNAVLVRGERVIATSQFIADYLREHHGVDPTRLRLIRRGIDLTSFSPDSVSNERLIKRVNDWRLPDGQPVVMLPARLERRKGQALLLEAVARLGDLDFVCLLVGADSGRGNYRRELDEAIQRHELGHRCVILDHCDDMPAAYKVANVVVAAGGEPQSFVRTISEAQAMGRPVVTVDHGGAGEQVIAGHTAFLAPPNDAAGLASAIRRALELTEEQREHLAEEAITFTRRHFSRDEMCAQTLALYDEILRQAMAAAAS, encoded by the coding sequence ATGATGGAGATGCAAGGTAGCACCGGTACGGTGCCGCCGGAAACGACCCGCCCGGTCGTCCTGCAGGTCGTGCCGGACCTGCAGGACGGTGGGCTTCAGCGTTCCGCGGTCGACATCGCCGAGGCGCTGACCGCCGCGGGCTGCACCGCGGTGGTCGCCTCGGCCGGGGGGCCGCTGGAGCACCGCCTGACGCGGGCCGGCGCGATCCACGAGTCGGTCCCTCTGGCCAGCCGCAATCCGGCCTCGATCTACGGCAACATCCAGCGCCTGATCGACGTCATCGAGCGCCACCAGGTCGAGATCGTCCACGCCCGGGCCCGCGGGCCCGGCTGGAGCGCGCTGACCGCGGCGGAACGCAGCGGTCGTCACTTCGTTACCTCGGTCCACGCCGCCTATCCCGACGGCAACCTCCTGCAGCGGCGCTACAACGCCGTCCTGGTCCGCGGCGAGCGGGTGATCGCGACCTCGCAGTTCATCGCCGACTACCTGCGCGAGCACCACGGCGTCGACCCGACCCGCTTGCGCCTGATCCGGCGCGGCATCGACCTCACCTCCTTCAGTCCGGACAGCGTGTCCAACGAGCGCCTGATCAAGCGGGTCAACGACTGGCGCCTGCCCGACGGCCAGCCGGTCGTGATGCTGCCGGCACGGCTGGAGCGCCGCAAGGGCCAGGCGCTGCTGCTCGAGGCGGTCGCCCGGCTCGGCGACCTCGACTTCGTCTGTCTCCTGGTCGGCGCGGACTCCGGCCGGGGCAACTACCGCCGCGAGCTCGACGAGGCGATCCAGCGCCACGAGCTGGGCCACCGCTGCGTGATCCTGGACCACTGCGACGACATGCCGGCGGCCTACAAGGTCGCCAACGTGGTGGTCGCGGCGGGCGGCGAGCCACAGTCCTTCGTCCGCACGATCAGCGAGGCCCAGGCCATGGGCCGGCCGGTGGTCACGGTCGATCACGGCGGCGCCGGCGAGCAGGTCATCGCCGGGCACACCGCCTTCCTCGCCCCGCCGAACGACGCCGCCGGCCTGGCCTCGGCGATCCGCCGGGCGCTGGAGCTCACCGAAGAGCAGCGCGAGCACCTGGCCGAGGAGGCCATCACCTTCACCCGGCGGCATTTCTCTCGCGACGAGATGTGCGCGCAGACCCTCGCGCTCTACGATGAGATCCTGCGCCAGGCGATGGCGGCGGCGGCCAGTTGA
- the pheT gene encoding phenylalanine--tRNA ligase subunit beta, giving the protein MKFTLSWLKTHLETEASLEEITDKLSMIGLELEGVEDRGRALAPFTVARVKEARPHPDADRLKVCIVETLDHGEVQVVCGAPNARTGMIGVFAPVGTYIPGTGVDLKTGTIRGVESNGMLVSEREMGLSDEHEGIIELPADAPFGAPFATVMGLDDPVIDIAITPNRGDCLGVRGVARDLAAAGLGTLKPHDFAEVPGSFDSPVKWLRDFSEDTAEACPFVAGRSFRGVKNGPSPKWLQDRLLSIGLRPISALVDITNFVTFDLGRPLHVFDAAKLEGDLTMRLAQAGEEILALDGKSYVMDAEMAVIADEAGLQGIGGVMGGELSGCTEETTEVFLEVALFDPVRTAATGRKLGIISDARYRFERGLDPESARWGPEVAARLILEICGGEASQVVTAGTIPDWRREIALRPERSATLGGLDLPAERQREILERLGFEVEAGKKAIAIQVPSWRPDVEGEACLVEEVLRIHGYDEIPVVPLVRETVLSHGVLTLAQRRETFARNALAWRGLDETVTFSFMSSELARLFAEVPESLRLLNPISADLDVMRPSILPNLAVAAARAADKGLGDAALFEIGGQYRDNTPHGQDEVAAGLRAGSFGPRHWAGAREVDAFDAKADALAALTACGAPVENLQVTADAPGWYHPGRSGCLRLGPKVLANFGELHPKVLRAIDLKGPVVAFEVHLGTIPAPKAKASGKLRPALQTSALQPLERDFAFVVDAELPAEKLLRAARGADKAMVTRVDVFDVYQGQGVEDGKKSLAIAVTIQPRDRTLTDAEIDAIGQKVVQQVEKATGGVLRG; this is encoded by the coding sequence ATGAAGTTCACCCTGTCCTGGCTGAAGACCCACCTGGAGACCGAGGCCTCGCTGGAGGAGATCACCGACAAGCTGTCGATGATCGGCCTCGAGCTGGAGGGCGTGGAGGACCGCGGCCGGGCGCTGGCGCCTTTCACCGTCGCCCGCGTCAAGGAGGCCAGGCCCCACCCCGACGCCGACCGGCTCAAGGTCTGCATCGTCGAGACGCTGGACCACGGCGAGGTCCAGGTGGTCTGCGGCGCGCCCAACGCGCGGACCGGCATGATCGGCGTCTTCGCCCCGGTCGGGACCTACATCCCGGGCACCGGCGTCGACCTCAAGACGGGCACCATCCGCGGCGTCGAGTCCAACGGCATGCTGGTCTCCGAGCGCGAGATGGGCCTCTCCGACGAGCACGAGGGCATCATCGAGCTGCCCGCGGACGCCCCCTTCGGCGCGCCCTTCGCCACGGTCATGGGTCTCGACGACCCGGTCATCGACATCGCGATCACCCCCAACCGGGGCGACTGCCTCGGCGTGCGCGGCGTGGCGCGGGACCTGGCGGCGGCGGGCCTCGGGACCCTCAAGCCCCACGACTTCGCCGAGGTGCCGGGCAGCTTCGACAGCCCGGTCAAGTGGCTGCGCGACTTCTCCGAGGACACGGCCGAGGCCTGCCCCTTCGTCGCCGGGCGCAGCTTCCGCGGCGTGAAGAACGGGCCCTCGCCCAAATGGCTGCAGGACCGCCTGCTGTCGATCGGCCTCCGGCCGATCTCGGCCCTGGTCGACATCACCAACTTCGTCACCTTCGACCTGGGCAGGCCGCTCCACGTCTTCGACGCCGCCAAGCTCGAGGGCGACCTGACCATGCGCCTGGCCCAAGCGGGCGAGGAGATCCTGGCCCTCGACGGCAAGTCCTACGTCATGGACGCCGAGATGGCGGTCATCGCCGACGAGGCCGGCCTGCAGGGCATTGGCGGGGTCATGGGCGGCGAGCTCTCGGGCTGCACCGAGGAGACCACCGAGGTCTTCCTCGAGGTCGCGCTCTTCGATCCGGTGCGCACCGCCGCCACCGGCCGCAAACTTGGCATTATCTCCGACGCCCGCTACCGCTTCGAGCGCGGGCTCGATCCGGAATCGGCCCGCTGGGGGCCCGAGGTCGCGGCGCGCCTGATCCTGGAGATCTGCGGCGGCGAAGCGAGCCAGGTGGTCACCGCCGGCACGATCCCGGACTGGCGGCGCGAGATCGCCCTGCGACCGGAGCGCAGCGCCACCCTCGGCGGCCTCGATCTGCCGGCCGAGCGTCAGCGCGAGATCCTGGAGCGCCTCGGCTTCGAGGTCGAAGCGGGCAAGAAGGCGATCGCGATCCAGGTGCCCTCCTGGCGCCCCGACGTCGAGGGCGAGGCCTGCCTGGTCGAGGAGGTGCTGCGGATCCACGGCTACGACGAGATCCCCGTGGTGCCGCTGGTGCGCGAGACCGTGCTGTCCCACGGCGTGCTGACCCTGGCGCAGCGGCGCGAGACCTTCGCCCGCAACGCCCTGGCCTGGCGCGGCCTGGACGAGACCGTGACCTTCTCCTTCATGTCCTCGGAGCTGGCCCGGCTCTTCGCCGAAGTACCGGAGAGCCTGCGGCTGCTCAACCCGATCAGCGCCGACCTCGACGTCATGCGGCCCTCGATCCTGCCCAACCTGGCGGTCGCCGCGGCGCGCGCCGCCGACAAGGGCCTGGGCGACGCTGCGCTCTTCGAGATCGGCGGCCAGTACCGCGACAACACGCCCCACGGCCAGGACGAGGTCGCCGCGGGCCTGCGCGCCGGGTCCTTCGGTCCGCGCCACTGGGCGGGCGCGCGAGAGGTCGACGCCTTCGACGCCAAGGCCGACGCCCTGGCGGCGCTGACCGCCTGCGGCGCGCCGGTCGAGAACCTGCAGGTCACCGCCGACGCGCCCGGCTGGTACCATCCCGGCCGCTCCGGCTGCCTGCGCCTGGGCCCCAAGGTCCTGGCCAACTTCGGCGAGCTGCATCCCAAGGTGCTGCGCGCCATCGATCTCAAGGGCCCGGTGGTCGCCTTCGAGGTCCATCTGGGCACCATCCCGGCGCCCAAGGCCAAGGCGAGCGGTAAGCTGCGCCCGGCGCTCCAGACCTCGGCCCTGCAGCCGCTGGAGCGCGACTTCGCCTTCGTGGTCGACGCCGAGCTGCCGGCCGAGAAGCTGCTGCGCGCCGCCAGGGGGGCCGACAAGGCGATGGTGACCCGGGTCGACGTCTTCGACGTCTACCAGGGCCAGGGCGTCGAGGACGGCAAGAAGTCCCTCGCCATCGCCGTCACCATCCAGCCCCGCGACCGCACCCTGACCGACGCCGAGATCGACGCCATCGGCCAGAAGGTCGTCCAGCAGGTCGAGAAGGCGACGGGTGGGGTGCTGCGGGGCTGA
- a CDS encoding nucleotidyltransferase family protein, translated as MSTTADRVIEIFAAAPWRLDALRAVAALGLPDCWAAAGVLRNPIWDSLHGYAAATPLNDLDMVYFDPKDHTKERDRTLEAELRKLSPGLPWSIRNQARMHHTNGDRPYTSTEDALRHWLETVSAVGIRLTGTGELELLAPFGFDDIFALTVRPTPHARAKRSGAYRARMARKNWPATWPRVNVLAE; from the coding sequence ATGTCCACCACCGCCGACCGCGTCATCGAGATCTTCGCCGCCGCGCCCTGGCGCCTCGACGCCCTGCGCGCGGTGGCGGCGCTCGGCCTGCCGGATTGCTGGGCCGCGGCCGGCGTCCTGCGCAACCCGATCTGGGACAGCCTGCACGGCTACGCCGCGGCAACGCCGCTCAACGACTTGGACATGGTCTACTTCGATCCAAAAGACCACACGAAGGAGCGGGATCGGACGCTGGAGGCGGAGCTGCGGAAGCTGTCCCCCGGCCTGCCCTGGTCCATCCGCAACCAGGCCCGCATGCACCACACCAACGGCGACCGGCCCTACACTTCGACCGAAGACGCGCTGCGCCACTGGCTGGAGACGGTCTCGGCGGTCGGCATCCGCCTGACCGGGACGGGCGAGCTCGAGCTGCTCGCCCCTTTCGGTTTCGACGACATCTTCGCCCTGACCGTGCGCCCGACCCCGCACGCCCGCGCCAAGCGATCGGGCGCTTACCGGGCTCGAATGGCCCGGAAGAACTGGCCGGCAACTTGGCCGCGAGTCAATGTGCTGGCGGAGTAA
- the infC gene encoding translation initiation factor IF-3, which translates to MNENIDNRTIRLIDETGENVGVVATSEALDRATNVGLDLVEVSPNADPPVCKIMDFGKYKYEEQKRKSEARKKQKIIDVKEIKMRPNIDQHDYDVKMRSINRFLDDGDKVKVTMRFRGREMVHQDLGLKLLQKVRDELEEVAKVEQFPRLEGRQMTMVMAPR; encoded by the coding sequence GTGAATGAAAACATCGACAATCGGACCATCCGTCTGATCGATGAGACCGGCGAGAACGTCGGCGTCGTTGCGACCTCGGAGGCACTCGATCGGGCGACCAACGTCGGCCTCGACCTGGTCGAGGTCTCGCCCAATGCGGACCCGCCGGTCTGCAAGATCATGGACTTCGGCAAGTACAAGTACGAGGAGCAGAAGCGCAAGAGCGAGGCGCGCAAGAAACAGAAGATCATCGACGTCAAGGAAATCAAGATGCGCCCGAACATCGACCAGCACGACTACGACGTGAAGATGCGGTCGATCAATCGCTTCCTCGACGACGGCGACAAGGTCAAGGTCACCATGCGTTTCCGCGGCCGTGAGATGGTTCATCAGGACCTCGGCCTCAAGCTGCTCCAGAAGGTTCGCGACGAGCTCGAGGAGGTGGCCAAGGTCGAGCAGTTCCCCCGCCTCGAAGGCCGCCAGATGACCATGGTCATGGCGCCCCGCTAA
- the thrS gene encoding threonine--tRNA ligase, which produces MADAGVKEKVTITLPDGSRRDFDGPVSGADLAASIGPRLAKDALAVVVDGALRDLARDIDRDATVEIVTRGHPEALPLLRHDCAHVLAEAVQELYPGTQVTFGPATEDGFYYDFARAEPFTPEDLEKIEARMHEIVERDEAIEREVWDRHKAIRHFEDIGEKYKAEHIATLPADEEISIYLQGDWLDLCIGPHLPSTGKLGHAFKLMRVSGAYWRGDAKNEQLQRVYGTCWETEKQLKAHLHMLEEAEKRDHRRLGREMDLFHQQEEAVGSVFWHPKGWTLYRTVEAYMRRRLDDAGYVEVKTPQLIDRALWEASGHWEKFREHMFIAESEDRVLAVKPMNCPGHVQIFKQGLKSYRDLPLRMAEFGSCHRNEPSGALHGLMRVRAFTQDDAHIFCTEDQINAETVIFCELLRSIYRDLGFEDVTVKFSDRPAVRAGSDEIWDKAEAALMSALEETGLEYSLNPGEGAFYGPKLEFVLRDAIGRDWQCGTHQVDFVLPERLDASYVGEDGAKHRPVMLHRAILGSFERFLAIMIEQFAGRFPLWLAPVQVVVATITSEADAYAAEAAEALAGAGLRTVTDLRNEKINYKVREHSLAKVPVIAVVGGREAEGRKVALRRLGGKTQEILALDEAVSRLVEEAGPPA; this is translated from the coding sequence ATGGCCGACGCCGGAGTCAAAGAGAAGGTCACCATCACCCTGCCGGACGGCAGCCGGCGCGATTTCGACGGGCCGGTCTCCGGCGCCGACCTTGCCGCGAGTATCGGCCCGCGCCTCGCCAAGGATGCCCTTGCGGTGGTGGTCGACGGCGCCCTGCGCGACCTGGCGCGCGACATCGACCGGGACGCGACCGTCGAGATCGTCACCCGCGGCCATCCCGAGGCCCTGCCGTTGCTGCGCCACGACTGCGCCCACGTTCTGGCCGAGGCGGTGCAGGAGCTCTATCCGGGCACCCAGGTCACCTTCGGGCCGGCGACCGAAGACGGCTTCTACTACGACTTCGCCCGCGCCGAGCCCTTCACGCCCGAGGACCTGGAGAAGATCGAGGCGCGGATGCACGAGATCGTCGAGCGCGACGAGGCGATCGAGCGCGAGGTCTGGGACCGCCACAAGGCGATCCGCCACTTCGAGGACATCGGCGAGAAGTACAAGGCCGAGCACATCGCCACCCTGCCGGCTGACGAGGAGATCTCGATCTACCTTCAGGGCGACTGGCTCGACCTCTGCATCGGGCCGCACCTGCCCTCGACCGGCAAGCTGGGGCATGCCTTCAAGCTGATGCGGGTCTCGGGCGCCTACTGGCGCGGCGACGCCAAGAACGAGCAGCTGCAGCGGGTCTACGGCACCTGCTGGGAGACCGAGAAGCAGCTCAAGGCCCATCTCCACATGCTGGAGGAGGCAGAGAAACGCGACCACCGCCGCCTGGGCCGCGAGATGGACCTCTTCCACCAGCAGGAGGAGGCGGTCGGCTCGGTCTTCTGGCACCCCAAGGGCTGGACCCTCTACCGCACGGTCGAGGCCTACATGCGCCGCCGCCTCGACGACGCCGGCTACGTCGAGGTCAAGACCCCGCAGCTCATCGACCGGGCGCTCTGGGAGGCCTCGGGCCACTGGGAGAAGTTCCGCGAGCACATGTTCATAGCCGAGAGCGAGGACCGGGTCCTGGCGGTCAAGCCGATGAACTGCCCGGGCCACGTGCAGATCTTCAAGCAGGGCCTGAAGAGCTACCGCGACCTGCCCCTGCGCATGGCCGAGTTCGGCTCCTGCCACCGCAACGAGCCCTCGGGTGCGCTCCACGGCCTGATGCGCGTGCGCGCCTTCACCCAGGACGACGCCCACATCTTCTGCACCGAGGACCAGATCAACGCGGAGACCGTGATCTTCTGCGAGCTGCTGCGCAGCATCTACCGCGACCTCGGCTTCGAGGACGTCACCGTGAAGTTCTCCGACCGGCCGGCGGTGCGCGCCGGCAGCGACGAGATCTGGGACAAGGCCGAGGCCGCCTTGATGAGCGCCCTGGAGGAGACCGGCCTGGAGTATAGCCTCAACCCGGGCGAGGGCGCCTTCTACGGACCCAAGCTGGAGTTCGTCCTGCGCGACGCCATCGGCCGCGACTGGCAGTGCGGCACCCACCAGGTCGATTTCGTCCTGCCGGAGCGGCTCGACGCCAGCTATGTCGGCGAGGACGGCGCCAAGCACCGCCCGGTCATGCTGCACCGGGCGATCCTCGGCTCCTTCGAGCGCTTCCTGGCGATCATGATCGAGCAGTTCGCCGGCCGCTTCCCGCTCTGGCTGGCGCCGGTCCAGGTGGTGGTCGCGACCATCACCTCGGAAGCCGACGCCTACGCCGCGGAGGCCGCCGAGGCGCTGGCCGGCGCCGGCCTGCGGACGGTCACCGACCTGCGCAACGAGAAGATCAATTACAAGGTCCGGGAGCACTCCCTGGCCAAGGTTCCCGTCATCGCCGTGGTCGGCGGCCGCGAGGCCGAAGGTCGCAAGGTCGCACTGCGCCGCCTGGGCGGAAAGACTCAAGAGATCCTTGCGCTCGACGAGGCAGTCTCTAGACTTGTCGAGGAAGCCGGGCCACCGGCATGA
- a CDS encoding alpha/beta hydrolase: MSFVQPPPDRLARPQDESLAYHRTAGRAPGIIFLGGFVSDMTGTKALALEAYARRRGQAFLRFDYQGHGGSSGLFEDGTIGRWAEDSIAAIDELTEGPQVLVGSSMGGWIMLLAALARPGRVAALLGIAAAPDFTEDLMWQRFPEEIKAEIESKGVYYAPSDYAETPYPLTKRLIEEGRRHLLLRGPIPLTCPIRLLQGMQDPDVPWETALRLAEALESRDVEVTLVKDGDHRLSDPADLRRLEATLDRLLDQLDGG; encoded by the coding sequence GTGTCGTTCGTACAACCGCCCCCAGACCGCCTCGCCCGCCCGCAAGACGAGTCCCTTGCCTACCACAGGACGGCCGGTCGCGCACCCGGGATCATCTTCCTGGGCGGTTTCGTATCGGACATGACCGGCACCAAGGCTTTGGCCCTGGAGGCCTATGCCCGCAGGCGGGGCCAGGCCTTCCTGCGTTTCGACTATCAAGGCCACGGCGGGTCTTCCGGCCTCTTCGAGGACGGCACCATCGGCCGCTGGGCGGAGGATTCAATCGCGGCGATCGACGAGCTGACCGAGGGTCCGCAGGTCCTGGTCGGCTCCTCCATGGGCGGCTGGATCATGCTGCTGGCGGCGCTGGCCCGGCCGGGGCGGGTCGCGGCGCTGCTCGGAATCGCGGCGGCGCCGGACTTCACCGAGGACCTGATGTGGCAGCGCTTCCCGGAGGAGATCAAGGCCGAGATCGAATCCAAAGGTGTCTACTACGCGCCCTCAGACTACGCCGAAACCCCTTACCCCTTGACTAAGCGCCTGATCGAGGAGGGCCGCCGGCATCTGCTGCTGCGCGGCCCGATCCCGCTGACCTGCCCCATCCGCCTGCTGCAGGGCATGCAGGACCCCGACGTGCCCTGGGAGACCGCCCTGCGCCTGGCCGAGGCGCTGGAGTCCCGCGACGTCGAGGTCACCCTGGTCAAGGACGGCGACCACCGGCTGTCGGACCCCGCCGACCTGCGGCGCCTCGAGGCGACCTTGGATCGCCTGCTCGATCAGCTGGACGGCGGCTGA